GCCGGCTATCGAAAATGCACGGTCGAACACCTCGAGACAGAATGCGGCGTCCTCCTTCGTTATACACATCGGGGGCTTCACACGCAGAACGTTACCGTACAACCCGCCCTTGCCAACCAGGACGCCCATTTCGCGTGCCGCTTCGAGAACTGCGGCCGTCGCTTTCGTCGCCGGCTCCTTAGTCTCCCGATCGAGAACAAGTTCCACGCCGATCATCAGGCCCATGCCCCGGACGTCGCCGATCAATGGATGTCTCTGCTGCAGATCCTTTAGCCCCGCCATCAGGAAGGCGCCGACTTCTTTCGAGTTCTGTTGCAGTCCGTCCTCTTCGATCACCTCGAGAACGGCCAGGCCAGCCGCCATACTGACCGGGTTTCCGCCGTACGTGTTGAAGTGCAGATTCTGAGC
The Rhodothermales bacterium DNA segment above includes these coding regions:
- a CDS encoding aminotransferase class III-fold pyridoxal phosphate-dependent enzyme, with the translated sequence NYLGEAYAIVREHGGLCIADEVQTGFGRTGNHYWGFQNFDVVPDMVVMAKGIGNGIPLAAVTTRREIAEPFAQNLHFNTYGGNPVSMAAGLAVLEVIEEDGLQQNSKEVGAFLMAGLKDLQQRHPLIGDVRGMGLMIGVELVLDRETKEPATKATAAVLEAAREMGVLVGKGGLYGNVLRVKPPMCITKEDAAFCLEVFDRAFSIAGSV